AAAATGTCGTTTCATCCTACGTTTGTGTCGATATTTTGCCTTCTACCAACTGGGTGTATTCAGGAACCTTCCTGAAAATACTCGACCAATTCACGTTCGATCACCAGCTTCGGGTGAACATTGTGGATCCGCGGCAGAACATGGTTCCGCTATTTTACGGCCAGATTAATTTCATTGCTTCAGATGTGCCCAACTACTGGCACCTGTTTTTAAATCTGAAAGATGGCAAGAGCCCTGAAAGCTGGCCGGGTTTGGTTTTTACCGAAGACATTGCAGAATTTGCAGCGAAGCTTGAAAACCTGATTTTAGTCGATCAATTGAAATCGGTGAACGAACTAAGCACAGCCTTGGCTTCGACCAACCTGCAAAAAAACACGCTGGACAAGGATTCGAAGATAACGCTGCCAAAAGGCTTTTTCCCGTACTACGAGGGGCTGGTAAAAATGGACGGCAAAAGCCAGTATTGGGCTGGTTTTTACTGGCGAAGCAACCAATATCCAATTCAATTTTTGAAGGAGGTTTGCGAGCTGTGCATGAAAACCAATGTGGGAAAGATCAGCTTTACCCCCTGGAAAACGTTCCTGATCAAGGATATTGAGGCTAAAGACAAAAAGTATTGGGACGAGTTGATTGGTCGCTACGGCATTAACATGCGCCACTCATCGTTCGAGCTGAACTGGCATTTGCCATTGCTGGATAAGGAAGCTCTGAAGCTGAAACGCTACCTGGTTTCCGAGTTCGACAAGTTCGACATCCGTACATTCGGGCTCTCCTTTGCCATTCAAAACAAAACCGCGGGAAATTTCACAACCGTGGTCATTCGCAAAAATGGTCGGTTGCCTTTCCTGGGAAGGTTCGATTTCACCAGCAATTACAGTGTCGAACATGCATATGATTTCAACCCAAACAGCAACCACTACCTGACTTTTCAATCACGCCTCAGTAAAAGTGAGTTACCAAATGCGTTGAGCGAATTGACCAAACGCTACTACGCCCGCTTGTTTGTGCAGAAAAACCCGGAGATAACCGGACGCCAGAAAGAAAATAAGGGTGCAAAACGCCTGGTTCACCAGTGTAGCTTTTGCAAAACGGTTTACGACGAGCGCTACGGTGATCAGCTCGCCGATGTCCCGGCCGGCACTTCATTCGTGCTGTTACCGGAGACCTATTGCTGTCAGGTGTGCGAATCGCCAAAATCAACATTTAACGAATTGGAAATAACCGAAGCCATCAGTGCTTAAAACTAAAATAGATGTATCGAATTGAAGATCATATGGGAAGACGTTTTGAAAAGCTGCGGGTTAGCTTGCTGAACACCTGCAATTTTTCGTGCACCTACTGTGTGAGCTCCGGACCGGATGCAACGCAAAACAGCCTGGTGCCGGCTTTCCGCGAGGAACAATTGGATACCAACGACTTTGCCAAACTGATTGCAGCCGTGCACCGTGTTTGCGGACTGAAGAGCATCCGCCTGACCGGTGGCGAACCGCTGCTTTATATGAATTTGTTCCCGCTGATCGAACAGATCAGGAACATCGGAATTGAAGATATTCGCCTGACAACCAACGGCTACTACCTGAAGCAGACAGCCAATCAGTTGAGTAAATCAGGCGTGCGTTCCATCAACGTGTCCCTCGATGCCATTGATGCAGATTTAATGAAAACCATTTCCCGCCACCAGAATCCGCAAAAGGTTTTTGATGGCATTGAAGCGGCTGTTGAAGCAGGCTTGAATGTGAAGCTGAACGCCGTGATTATGCGCGGACAAAACGATTCGCAAATCATTCCGCTGCTGGACTACGCAGCAAAAATTGGCGTTAAAATTCGCTTCCTCGAGCTGATGAAAATGGGACACCTTTTCCAAGGACAGAATGAATTGTTCTTCTCCGAAAAAGAGATTCTCGAAACGATCTCCCGGAGCTACAACATTCAACCACTGGAGCGTAAAGCTTCGGACACGGCACACTACTGGTCGGCAGGAGGACAACGAACCTTTGGCATTATTGCCAACGAGTCGACCCCATTCTGCCACGACTGCAACCGGCTGCGCATGGACAGCCGCGGATACTTTTTCGGCTGCCTGAGTAACGCCCATGGCGAAAAGCTGGCGCCGTTCATTGAAGATCAGGACTTATTAATACAAAAGCTTCGTCAACTGCTGCTGTTGAAACAACCTGTGAAATTTCACGGGAGCAAGCTGTCGATGCGCAATATTGGAGGATAACAGATGGAATCAACCATTCAAGTAACCTGTTTCGCCGGCTTAAAAAAATACTTTGCAGGAGAGCTGACCTTAAACCTAGTTCTTCCCACGGCTTACGAGAACGTGTTGGAAGAAATGAAAAGGATCAATCCCGAAGCAACCGAGATTCTGGATAGCTGTCGCATCGCCGCTTGCCAGACTTTCGTTCCGCTCAAGTCGCTAATGACTTCGGATGAACCGATTTTCATCGTTCCTCCTTCAAGCGGAGGATAAGCGAATTGAAGAATGATTAACGATTAGTGATTGCCGATTAACTCGAAACTTGTAACACATAACCCAAACTCAAATGCAACATCTAACGCCAGATACCATCAATTATGCTGATCTGTTCGTCGATTTCCGCGATCCGAACAGCGGTGCTGTTGTCCTGTTCAGCGGTGAAGTTCGCGACAACAACAAAGGACGAGCTGTGACCCATTTGG
This genomic stretch from Mangrovibacterium diazotrophicum harbors:
- a CDS encoding ubiquitin family protein yields the protein MESTIQVTCFAGLKKYFAGELTLNLVLPTAYENVLEEMKRINPEATEILDSCRIAACQTFVPLKSLMTSDEPIFIVPPSSGG
- a CDS encoding GTP 3',8-cyclase MoaA, translated to MYRIEDHMGRRFEKLRVSLLNTCNFSCTYCVSSGPDATQNSLVPAFREEQLDTNDFAKLIAAVHRVCGLKSIRLTGGEPLLYMNLFPLIEQIRNIGIEDIRLTTNGYYLKQTANQLSKSGVRSINVSLDAIDADLMKTISRHQNPQKVFDGIEAAVEAGLNVKLNAVIMRGQNDSQIIPLLDYAAKIGVKIRFLELMKMGHLFQGQNELFFSEKEILETISRSYNIQPLERKASDTAHYWSAGGQRTFGIIANESTPFCHDCNRLRMDSRGYFFGCLSNAHGEKLAPFIEDQDLLIQKLRQLLLLKQPVKFHGSKLSMRNIGG
- a CDS encoding rubredoxin domain-containing protein, producing MKKTNNKYLYRVLSKGGVLSPALFADVLKLAEEASNKHVLLGSRQDILFDLPKDATPKIEGSGISIQKRSSGLQNVVSSYVCVDILPSTNWVYSGTFLKILDQFTFDHQLRVNIVDPRQNMVPLFYGQINFIASDVPNYWHLFLNLKDGKSPESWPGLVFTEDIAEFAAKLENLILVDQLKSVNELSTALASTNLQKNTLDKDSKITLPKGFFPYYEGLVKMDGKSQYWAGFYWRSNQYPIQFLKEVCELCMKTNVGKISFTPWKTFLIKDIEAKDKKYWDELIGRYGINMRHSSFELNWHLPLLDKEALKLKRYLVSEFDKFDIRTFGLSFAIQNKTAGNFTTVVIRKNGRLPFLGRFDFTSNYSVEHAYDFNPNSNHYLTFQSRLSKSELPNALSELTKRYYARLFVQKNPEITGRQKENKGAKRLVHQCSFCKTVYDERYGDQLADVPAGTSFVLLPETYCCQVCESPKSTFNELEITEAISA